Proteins co-encoded in one Lineus longissimus chromosome 11, tnLinLong1.2, whole genome shotgun sequence genomic window:
- the LOC135495563 gene encoding NF-kappa-B-activating protein-like → MDRKRPNYSRDRDRDYDRDRQKKIMKYDGAVKQSLPPQGGNPREQEDRHLEEKREMRELMLREHVSNNPNKGPWASIGKDVKVVQCWRCKDYGHRSGDQECRLLTQKNKSTEIFRFEHEDPMHKYFEERKRKEKEERVEQLKLLLEDSSTDSDSNSDSSSSRSPQREKHKKCKKKKKDVKSKTNKHKPKTKKIKVKSKKDQTRKKSKREKKKQSKKSNSCSPKCNSETGLKMLRTQDHINSDDVKLDATSLNCDKGDQHVKHDVRETASYGPSPRDIPTRIQTICELKGRPVHVASIKNNFSSSEDQKASSVPKDIANSDAGRPAVSESELQRELRRFRIESLQLKGQVLI, encoded by the exons ATGGATCGAAAAAGACCAAATTATTCCCGCGACAGGGATCGCGATTATGACAGGGATAGGCAGAAAAAGATAATGAAATATGACGGAGCAGTAAAACAGTCACTTCCACC TCAGGGTGGCAATCCCCGGGAACAAGAAGACCGCCACCTAGAGGAgaagagagagatgagagaacTCATGTTACGTGAACATGTGTCGAACAATCCGAATAAGGGGCCGTGGGCATCGATTGGCAAAGATGTGAAAGTTGTCCAAT GTTGGCGCTGCAAAGATTATGGACATCGCTCTGGAGATCAAGAGTGTCGGTTGTTAACGCAGAAAAACAAGTCAACAGAAATCTTTAGATTT GAACATGAAGATCCCATGCATAAATATTTTGAAGAGAGgaagagaaaagaaaaagaggaaag AGTGGAACAGTTGAAGCTACTTTTAGAAGATTCCTCTACAGACAGTGATAGTAACAGTGACAGTTCATCCTCTCGTAGCCCTCAAAGAGAAAAACATAAGAAgtgcaagaaaaagaaaaaggacgTAAAATCAAAGACAAATAAACATAAgccaaaaacaaagaaaataaaagtCAAATCTAAAAAGGATCAGACTCGAAAGAAAAGTAAAAGAGAAAAGAAAAAGCAGTccaaaaaatcaaattcttGTTCTCCCAAATGTAACAGCGAAACTGGTTTAAAAATGTTGCGGACGCAAGATCATATCAATAGTGACGATGTTAAATTGGATGCTACTTCTTTGAACTGTGATAAAGGTGATCAACATGTGAAACATGATGTGAGGGAAACAGCCAGTTATGGTCCATCTCCACGCGATATTCCAACTCGCATTCAAACTATTTGTGAGTTGAAGGGTCGGCCGGTTCACGTTGCATCCATTAAGAACAATTTTAGTAGTTCTGAGGACCAGAAGGCGTCTAGTGTGCCAAAAGACATTGCGAATTCGGATGCTGGACGACCAGCTGTATCTGAATCGGAGTTGCAGAGGGAATTGAGACGCTTTCGGATAGAATCTCTCCAGCTGAAGGGCCAAGTGCTGATCTAA